Genomic window (Marinobacter fonticola):
CGCCGTTCCGCCAGGCTGCGGATGTAGGCAACGGCGTCTTCCATGACCTTGCGCTCCATGGCGCTTCCGCCCTGGGTCTCTTTTTGGTCGCGCTCGTTTTCTGCGTTGCCGTTGTTACCGTTTTGATTTTCCGGCGCCGATTCTTTGGAAGACGGGTCCTCCTGTTGTCCCGGCATCCCGCCCATCTGGACCGGGGTGGCCGAGCCCAAGTGCGTGGCGGGGGCCATGGCGGCGATATGGCTGCCGTAGAGGATATAGGTGCCGGCACTGGCTGCACGCGCTCCGGACGGCGATACATAGGTTGCGACCGGGACTGGCGAGGCCAGTATCGCCTTGATCATATCGCGCATGGAAGACATCAGGCCGCCGGGCGTATCCATGGCGATGATCACCAGGTCGGCCTGCTGCTCTTCGGCTCGCTCTAGCCCCCGGAGGAGATAATCCATGGTGGCGGGCCCGATGGCCCCGTCGATGGTCAGGACGTGGGCTGAACCTTGGGAAGAGGTAGGGGTATCCTGGGCCAGAGTATGTATCGATAGCCCGAAGCCAAGCATGGCGCACACCAGCCAGAAGCAGAGCATCGGCGGACGCAGGGCCGGTTGCGGTAGTCGGCGCATAGCAGCGATCTCCCAGCTCGACGTGAATCAGGGACTATAAGCCCCAGTCTTCAGAGTCCTCACTTACAGATACGTTCCCTGCATCTGTCGAGATCTGCGTCAGTGCATTCCGTTCGCGCGTCAGACCATGCGTTTCAGCAGGGGAAGCGGTAGCCGTTTCATGATGAAACCGAGCGGTCGCCAGGGCCAGCCCGGGACGAAGGCCTCAGCCTTCTCGGATTCGATAGCGCGGACCAAAGCGCGGCAACCGGTCGCGGTATCCACGATGAACGGCGTATTCTTCACTTTTTCGTTAATCTCAGTACGAATGTAGCCCGGATAGAGTGTCGTGACACGGATCGGCGAACGTTTTCGGGCTAATTCCACCCGTAAGCCTTCTGCCAGGGAGGCGATGCCGGCCTTGGTGGCGGCATAGGTGGTGACGTTACCGGGCATACCACGTATGGCACTGACTGAAGACATGACGATCAGGTGGCCTTGGTTCTGGCCACGGTAGATTTCCATCGCCGCCTCCATTTGGGCCAGGGCGGCGACGAAGTTGGTCTCGGCGGTTTGGCGGTTGGCTTCAAAGTTGCCTGTACCCAGGGGCTGGCCTTTGCCGATACCGGCGTTGACGACGATGCGGTCCAAGCGGCCGAAATCCTCGTGGAAGCCCCGAAAGACCTCTAAGACCTGGCCATGGTCGTTCACGTCCAGTGCACGTATCTTGATGCTCACGGGCGCGAAACGCTCGGTCAATTCATCCCGGAGCTGCTCCAGGCGTCCGGTGCGCCGGGCGCACAGTGCGAGGTTGTAACCGCGTTCCGCGAACTCGCGGGCCATGCCTTCACCAAGTCCCGAGCTAGCGCCGGTAATCAGAACGGTTTTTGCCATGGCGGTGCCTATTTGTTGTTATCCCGGCCTTTATGTCGGTCACGCCACTATTGAGCACGACATTGAGCACGACTGGTATTTTGCGTGATCGCTATTTAGTGCGATCACTACTCTAGCGTGATCACTATTCCGGCGTGATCACTACAGGGAGGTGGACGATGCCTCGGTGTCATCGGCGGCCTGGGCCATTTGCCGGACCCGCTCGCCGACCAGGCGCGGTACGCCATCGGCCTGATCGATGGCCATCTCTACAGCGGCGCGCTGGAACTCGACGCCGGGATGTGCGTCCAGCAGGGAGTCCATACGCTCCATTACGCGTCGCCACAGCATGTCTTTCGTGTTGCTGTCGACTTCTTCCTTGGGGCGATGGATTTCCAGCCAAACTTCGTTGCCCCGCATGCCGACCTTGACCGGCTGGTTGACGAACTCGACCGGTGTGCCTTTGGGCACCGCGTAGACCAGCTCGGCAATGTCCTCGTTATACATGCGGATGCAGCCATGGCTGACTTGCATGCCGATACCGAATTTTTTGTTGGTACCGTGGATCAGGTAACCTTCGGCGCTGAGTTTGAGTGCGTAAGGGCCGAGTGGGTTTTCCGGTCCGGGTGGAATGACGCGAGGCAGCGCCTCCCCGGACGCCGCGTATTCTGCACGCACGCTGGCCGGTGGATACCACGCCGGTGACTCCAGGCGCATGGTGACCTCGGTCTGGGTCAAAGGAGACGGGTTCTGCTCGGTGCCGACGCCGACGGGATAGGTTTTAACGCCATCCCGGGTGTAGTAATAAAGGCGGAATTCCGCCAGATTGATCACGATGCCGTCCCGGGGGGCGTCGGGCAGAACGTGTTGCTGGGGCAGGCTAATTTGCGTGCCGTCGCCTGGCAGCCAGGGATCGACGCCGGGGTTGGCATGCACCAGCTCGAGGTAGCCTATGCTGTTGCGGCTGCCGATGTCGGCAAAGGTGTCTTCGTAGCGGGTGGCCATGGTGCCCATAGCGCCCACCAGGTCGCCATTAATTGGTAGGGCGACTTTTTCCGCAAACGCGGGGGACGCTGTCAGTAACAGCCAGGTCGCAATCAGGCCCGGTCTGAAAAATGCCATTGCTGAATTCCTTGGGGAATGTTCCCTGCCAATTCGGGTGAATCTGTCTGCCCGCAGTATTGTACGGTCAACCGGCGGCTGACTTCGAAATCCACGCTGGCAGAGTAACTTTTGCACAAAGAGTAATCTTCTGCACAAAGAGCAATCTTTATGCACAATAAGTGGACTGGCCCAACGTTAACCGCTCCGTTGTCGGGCGTCCAGTCGCTAGGGAGCCTCTGAAAAAGTTCAGGCTGTGGATGAAGCGCAAGGCGCACGGAGCGCAAGATGCGAGACATACCTTGCTGGTAGGCGAGTGTCTGAGCACCGCGCAACGCAGTGATTCGCCGCAGAATGGACTTTTTCAGAGGCTCCCTAGAACGATGTCTTGATTATCCCATACTGTAAGCGGTCTTGCGTGGGTTGCAGTAGGGTCTTGCCGTAATTCCAGTGATGTTTTGTTCGCTTGTGTAAGCCTGCGGACATTCACAGGCCCGCCGGGAAGGGTTCGGCGCCTTCAAGGCGATAGGCTGATGCCATTGTAAGCTCCCCATATCGTCAGCACGCCGAGCACGATAAACAACGCGCAGGCCAGCAAGCGCGCTGCAGCCAGGGGGAGCCGGTCCATAAGCCAGCGGCCGGCCCAGATGATCGGGATGTTGGCCAGCAGCATCCCGGCAGTCGTGCCGAGAATCACCCATACCGTTTCTTCATAGCGGGCTGCCAGTACAACGGTGGCGATCTGGGTTTTGTCGCCGATCTCGGCAATAAAAAACATCAGAGTGGTGGCGGTAAAGGCGCCAAAACGCAGCAGACCCGAGCTTTCGCTGTCGTCCTTATCGG
Coding sequences:
- a CDS encoding SDR family oxidoreductase, giving the protein MAKTVLITGASSGLGEGMAREFAERGYNLALCARRTGRLEQLRDELTERFAPVSIKIRALDVNDHGQVLEVFRGFHEDFGRLDRIVVNAGIGKGQPLGTGNFEANRQTAETNFVAALAQMEAAMEIYRGQNQGHLIVMSSVSAIRGMPGNVTTYAATKAGIASLAEGLRVELARKRSPIRVTTLYPGYIRTEINEKVKNTPFIVDTATGCRALVRAIESEKAEAFVPGWPWRPLGFIMKRLPLPLLKRMV
- a CDS encoding L,D-transpeptidase family protein, which produces MAFFRPGLIATWLLLTASPAFAEKVALPINGDLVGAMGTMATRYEDTFADIGSRNSIGYLELVHANPGVDPWLPGDGTQISLPQQHVLPDAPRDGIVINLAEFRLYYYTRDGVKTYPVGVGTEQNPSPLTQTEVTMRLESPAWYPPASVRAEYAASGEALPRVIPPGPENPLGPYALKLSAEGYLIHGTNKKFGIGMQVSHGCIRMYNEDIAELVYAVPKGTPVEFVNQPVKVGMRGNEVWLEIHRPKEEVDSNTKDMLWRRVMERMDSLLDAHPGVEFQRAAVEMAIDQADGVPRLVGERVRQMAQAADDTEASSTSL
- a CDS encoding TMEM165/GDT1 family protein, with the translated sequence MDAFLASTLAVTIAEIGDKTQLLSLFLVCRFAKRTPIVLGILVATLLNHALSALLGVWLAKVIPASWLPWIVAASFIGIALWLLIPDKDDSESSGLLRFGAFTATTLMFFIAEIGDKTQIATVVLAARYEETVWVILGTTAGMLLANIPIIWAGRWLMDRLPLAAARLLACALFIVLGVLTIWGAYNGISLSP